One window of the Petroclostridium xylanilyticum genome contains the following:
- a CDS encoding carbohydrate ABC transporter permease: MKNSIQKTISQLLMYLFLGIGAIVSIYPFYWMFAASTMTEPQIFKIPPRWLPGGNFFVNLELLQKTMPIWKGLFNSIFVSSITTLSTVLLGALAGYAFAKFKFKGNNFLFSIVLLTMTLPFQVTVVPLFITMTKLGWINSYKALILPFMITPFGVFLMRQQLLGFPDELIESARIDGSNEFATFFRIVLPTMKPACASLAIVTFMQQWGSFMWPLVAVNSKEMYTVPLMLSMMVAPGNVVKYGTVMVGSVLGIVPMILLFIFFQKYFVSGAFSGSVKG; this comes from the coding sequence TCTCAGCTGCTCATGTATTTATTTCTTGGAATAGGTGCAATCGTATCCATTTACCCCTTTTACTGGATGTTTGCAGCTTCTACAATGACAGAGCCGCAAATTTTTAAGATACCTCCAAGATGGCTGCCAGGAGGGAATTTCTTTGTTAATCTAGAACTGCTGCAAAAAACAATGCCCATTTGGAAAGGATTATTCAATAGTATTTTTGTGTCATCAATTACTACATTGAGCACCGTTTTGCTTGGTGCACTTGCTGGATATGCTTTCGCTAAATTCAAATTTAAAGGTAATAATTTTCTCTTTAGTATTGTTCTATTGACCATGACGCTACCTTTTCAGGTAACAGTTGTTCCATTATTTATTACTATGACGAAATTAGGCTGGATTAATTCATATAAAGCATTAATTCTTCCTTTTATGATTACACCGTTTGGTGTATTTTTAATGAGACAGCAGTTGCTGGGGTTTCCGGATGAATTGATTGAATCTGCACGAATAGATGGGTCCAATGAATTTGCCACATTCTTTCGTATTGTTCTCCCAACCATGAAACCTGCTTGTGCTTCATTGGCAATCGTTACTTTCATGCAGCAGTGGGGAAGCTTTATGTGGCCGTTAGTTGCTGTCAACTCGAAAGAAATGTACACAGTTCCGTTGATGCTCTCTATGATGGTTGCACCGGGCAATGTTGTGAAATATGGAACGGTTATGGTTGGGTCTGTATTGGGAATAGTACCAATGATTTTGTTGTTTATATTCTTTCAAAAGTATTTTGTTTCAGGGGCGTTTAGCGGATCGGTTAAAGGGTGA
- a CDS encoding AraC family transcriptional regulator, producing MYFVKMPINPPLLHVSSGRFVSNTPWIHTKRNIDTFVIIVGLHGSLYIQQNNEQYEVKPGNVLILLPNTTHLGYKKSEQSLSYYWCHFHCESPYDIIDKRDSEKKMLLLDHTAYHTNSFDYVLAPIFSLFKSIDRINILFNQLLHISNSGYYTKYGVNYLLTLLMVELTQQTLSEYLAASRDDDNNSKFMEVLEWVRINTAIDISVSDIARRFNYNADYLSRLFKQKTGMSLQKYIHHLKISKAKEMLLHSDNSIKEIAYKVGFHDEKYFMKLFKSYENLTPTQFRNAYFYTHMNNH from the coding sequence ATGTATTTTGTTAAAATGCCAATAAACCCTCCATTATTACATGTTTCAAGCGGACGTTTTGTTTCAAATACACCCTGGATTCATACCAAACGTAATATCGACACTTTTGTAATAATAGTGGGTTTACATGGTTCTCTCTATATCCAGCAAAACAATGAACAATATGAAGTGAAGCCTGGAAATGTCTTAATATTACTTCCCAACACGACCCACCTTGGCTATAAAAAATCAGAACAAAGTTTATCTTATTATTGGTGTCATTTTCATTGTGAAAGCCCTTATGATATTATAGATAAACGGGATTCTGAAAAAAAAATGCTTCTGTTGGATCATACGGCATACCATACTAATAGCTTCGACTATGTACTTGCTCCTATTTTTTCTTTATTTAAAAGCATTGACAGAATTAATATCCTTTTTAATCAACTGCTTCATATATCAAACTCCGGTTATTACACCAAATATGGGGTAAACTATTTGCTGACCTTATTAATGGTTGAATTAACTCAACAAACCTTATCCGAATATCTTGCTGCATCAAGAGACGATGATAATAACAGTAAATTCATGGAAGTTCTGGAATGGGTCCGAATAAATACAGCGATAGATATCTCTGTGTCAGATATCGCCAGACGGTTTAACTATAATGCAGACTATCTTTCACGGCTTTTTAAACAAAAAACCGGTATGAGCTTACAAAAATATATTCATCACCTTAAAATTTCCAAGGCAAAGGAAATGCTTTTGCATTCAGACAATAGTATAAAAGAAATCGCTTATAAGGTTGGGTTCCATGACGAAAAGTACTTTATGAAATTATTCAAAAGTTATGAAAATCTTACTCCTACACAATTTAGGAACGCTTATTTCTATACTCATATGAATAATCATTAG
- a CDS encoding glycoside hydrolase family 2 TIM barrel-domain containing protein, with translation MNVITKYWENPDILHVGCEEPRAYFIPYHNQQSAEKGIRETSERFYSLCGVWNFLYYHSVHKINEEFFGKDYSPADYDKISVPGCWQVTEKGLKGEYDTPNYTNHAYPYPTDPPFVPNENPAGVYFRDFNITPKQHKKYYINFEGVDSCFYLWINGVNIGYSQVSHMTSEFDITDYIRDGKNRITVLVLKWCDGSYLEDQDMWRMSGIFRDVYILERDKVHIKDIFIKPTLNEDFSAGKIDIDLKLSDAADITLLIKSPDNKEIHKEHFQNFTSGTIGPISVMKPDLWSAETPNLYSVYIYCGEEIILNHIGFRRIEVKNAVMYINGVNVKIKGVNRHESHPELGHTVPVEHMVKDLLLMKQFNVNAIRTSHYPNDPRFYEWCDKLGFYVMDEADLECHGAIHTGDGHMISNMPMYEKSYVDRMERMVERDKNHPCIVIWSLGNESGHGTNHDAMGKWVKQRDTSRLVHYERIFKPSALEGRLNYRELDIGYIDLYSRMYPAIDWIANEFLSDTDEPRPLILCEYCHAMGNGPGDLYDYWQLFYEHPRLAGGFVWEWSDHAVKVKNKNGDYYWAYGGDFGDIPNDGNFCADGLTYPDRRPHVGLYEHKNVVAPIKIEEMAINDGKIKVTNLYDFIDLSHLSLKWRVELDGKTTQDGLIALPPVKPKESEIISIPLNTAGLCGECYLIVEAVLAKSTQWAEAGHQIYLWQQKIKTDKKEYMVKLSCMPLITVFENDSEIIIHGNNFMYTFAKSKGGFIQIQKDGHEFISNVPEFTIWRAPLDNDRYIKKEWINDGYHQMKNHIYSVKIASADDRKVEISVEYSLGAFSRLPLIKGVCLWTVYGSGDIECKTDVTVNHKESPLFLPRFGLKLCMPEEFSNVKYFGYGPFESYIDKHHASYISQFDTTVGEMFENYIMPQENGSHYRTKWAAVTDLSGNGMMFAGEFSFNASYYTQEELTRAKHPYELVKSGNTIIHLDYMMSGVGSNSCGPKLMEKYQLLQKDITFTFRMCPVNINSIDLSDEAIKQIVDNK, from the coding sequence ATGAATGTTATTACTAAATATTGGGAAAACCCGGATATTCTTCATGTAGGCTGTGAAGAGCCGAGGGCATATTTTATTCCATATCATAACCAACAATCAGCAGAAAAAGGAATAAGAGAAACATCGGAACGATTTTATAGTTTGTGCGGAGTATGGAATTTTCTTTATTATCATTCTGTTCATAAAATCAATGAAGAGTTTTTTGGTAAAGATTATAGTCCTGCCGATTATGACAAGATTTCTGTTCCAGGATGCTGGCAGGTTACTGAAAAAGGACTTAAAGGGGAATATGACACCCCAAACTATACAAACCATGCTTATCCTTACCCGACAGATCCGCCCTTTGTGCCGAACGAGAATCCGGCAGGGGTATATTTCCGGGATTTTAACATTACGCCAAAGCAGCATAAAAAATATTATATAAACTTTGAAGGTGTAGATAGCTGTTTTTATTTGTGGATAAATGGTGTGAATATCGGATACAGCCAAGTCTCTCATATGACCAGTGAATTTGATATTACAGATTATATCAGGGACGGTAAGAACCGCATAACGGTTCTGGTACTGAAATGGTGTGACGGAAGTTACCTTGAAGACCAGGACATGTGGAGAATGTCGGGAATATTTAGAGATGTGTACATTCTAGAACGTGACAAAGTACATATAAAGGATATATTTATAAAGCCAACTTTAAATGAAGATTTTTCAGCAGGCAAGATTGATATTGATTTAAAGCTCTCTGATGCTGCAGATATTACGCTTTTAATAAAGTCTCCCGACAATAAGGAGATTCATAAAGAGCATTTTCAAAATTTTACTAGTGGGACAATAGGGCCTATTTCTGTTATGAAGCCGGATTTGTGGTCAGCTGAAACGCCAAACCTTTATTCGGTATATATTTACTGTGGTGAAGAAATTATCTTAAATCACATAGGATTTAGACGGATAGAAGTAAAAAATGCCGTAATGTATATTAACGGTGTTAATGTCAAAATAAAAGGCGTCAACCGTCATGAATCACACCCGGAGCTTGGCCATACGGTTCCCGTTGAACATATGGTGAAAGATCTTTTACTAATGAAACAATTCAATGTAAATGCGATAAGAACATCCCACTATCCAAATGATCCCCGTTTTTATGAATGGTGTGATAAATTGGGTTTTTATGTGATGGATGAGGCGGATCTTGAATGTCATGGAGCTATACATACAGGAGATGGACATATGATATCCAATATGCCTATGTATGAGAAGTCATATGTGGATAGAATGGAGAGGATGGTTGAACGTGATAAAAATCATCCGTGCATTGTCATATGGTCATTGGGAAATGAATCAGGACATGGGACAAATCATGATGCTATGGGGAAATGGGTGAAGCAGCGGGATACATCCCGGCTTGTCCATTATGAGCGTATATTCAAGCCAAGTGCACTTGAAGGCCGTTTAAACTATAGAGAGCTTGACATCGGATATATTGATTTGTACAGCAGAATGTACCCGGCAATTGATTGGATTGCAAATGAATTTTTAAGCGATACAGATGAACCGCGCCCGCTAATCCTATGTGAATACTGTCATGCCATGGGAAACGGACCGGGTGACCTTTACGATTATTGGCAGTTATTCTATGAGCATCCTCGTCTGGCAGGAGGTTTTGTATGGGAATGGTCGGACCACGCTGTGAAAGTAAAGAATAAAAACGGTGACTATTATTGGGCATATGGTGGTGATTTTGGAGATATCCCTAATGATGGGAATTTCTGTGCAGATGGATTAACCTATCCGGACCGGCGCCCCCATGTGGGACTCTATGAGCATAAGAACGTAGTTGCACCAATAAAGATAGAAGAAATGGCAATCAACGATGGGAAGATTAAAGTAACCAACCTGTATGATTTTATTGATTTATCTCACTTGTCCTTAAAATGGCGGGTTGAGTTAGATGGTAAAACAACGCAAGACGGGCTGATTGCTCTACCGCCGGTAAAGCCCAAAGAATCCGAAATTATTTCAATTCCACTGAACACGGCCGGATTATGTGGTGAATGTTATCTAATTGTAGAAGCAGTTTTGGCAAAATCCACACAGTGGGCAGAGGCTGGACATCAAATATATCTTTGGCAGCAAAAAATCAAGACAGATAAAAAAGAGTATATGGTAAAGCTTTCTTGTATGCCTTTAATAACAGTTTTTGAAAATGATAGTGAAATCATTATCCATGGGAATAATTTTATGTACACTTTTGCAAAAAGCAAGGGTGGATTTATACAAATTCAAAAAGACGGACATGAATTTATATCCAATGTTCCTGAGTTTACCATTTGGCGGGCACCTCTTGACAATGATAGGTACATCAAAAAAGAATGGATCAATGATGGCTATCACCAGATGAAAAATCATATTTACAGTGTTAAAATTGCAAGTGCAGACGATAGAAAAGTGGAGATATCGGTAGAATATTCTCTAGGTGCCTTTTCAAGATTACCGCTTATAAAAGGGGTATGCTTGTGGACCGTATACGGCAGTGGAGATATTGAATGTAAAACGGATGTTACAGTAAATCATAAGGAATCTCCACTGTTTTTACCCAGGTTTGGGCTAAAGCTTTGTATGCCCGAGGAATTTAGCAATGTAAAATACTTTGGCTATGGACCGTTTGAAAGTTATATTGATAAACATCATGCTTCATATATAAGTCAATTTGATACAACAGTAGGTGAGATGTTCGAAAATTATATTATGCCACAAGAAAATGGAAGCCACTACAGAACAAAATGGGCAGCAGTCACCGATTTATCAGGAAACGGTATGATGTTCGCAGGGGAATTTTCATTCAATGCTTCGTATTATACGCAAGAAGAGCTTACTCGTGCAAAACACCCCTATGAGCTTGTAAAAAGCGGAAACACCATTATACATTTGGATTATATGATGAGTGGCGTAGGTTCAAACAGCTGCGGACCTAAACTGATGGAAAAATATCAACTTCTCCAAAAAGACATTACATTTACATTCCGTATGTGCCCTGTAAATATTAATAGTATTGATTTATCAGATGAAGCGATTAAACAAATAGTAGATAACAAGTAG